DNA from Dokdonella koreensis DS-123:
GGCAGGCGCGGGCGTGACCGGCGAAGCGCCGGCACCGGCCGCCGCTGCCGCCGCGGCAGAAGCGCCGGCATCGCGCATCGGCGGCTGGCTCGGCACGGTCGGCGTGCTGGTCCTGCTGGTGGCGGTCGGCCTCGGCGTGTTGATTCCGGACCCGCCGGCGCCGCCGTCCGCGCCGGTCCCGGCGTCCGGTGCATCGGAACCGGCGGTGGCGGCCGAGCGGCGCATCGAGCTGGGTACCTCCAAGAAGGTGGTGCGCGCGCTGCTCGGCGCACCGCTGCTGGAAACCGACCAGCGCTGGGACTACGGGCCGTCGTGGATCACGTTCCGCTGCGGCACCGTCAATGGCTGGTACAGTTCGCCCCTGCGGCCGCTGGGGACCCCGAGCGCGCATCCGGGGGCGAACAAGCTTCCGCCTCCGCGCTGCTGAGCGCCCGCACGGGCGTCGGCGCGGCAAGAGCATGGACCGGAGGATCGAGCGATG
Protein-coding regions in this window:
- a CDS encoding J domain-containing protein, with product MARDTNFLELYQALGLAPGCSPEAFRQAYRRRVADLHPDRPDGAADVGELQRLNALYASALEFQRRHGRLPGAPLPSRPAGAGVTGEAPAPAAAAAAAEAPASRIGGWLGTVGVLVLLVAVGLGVLIPDPPAPPSAPVPASGASEPAVAAERRIELGTSKKVVRALLGAPLLETDQRWDYGPSWITFRCGTVNGWYSSPLRPLGTPSAHPGANKLPPPRC